The genomic window CTTCTGTCGGGAAAACATAAACACCAAATATAGTAAAGTAGAATATGGAGACCACGgtgaggtgggagctacaggtggagaaggctttctgtctacTGACACGAGACTGAAGCCGGAAGATGGTGGCAATAATATTAATataggatattattattattgtaatggGGATGAACAACACAGGGAAGCTCAGTATATAGACCTCTAACCTAACAATGTTTGTATCAGAACAGGCAATTTCTATTAAAGGAAGAAGATCACAGAAAATGTGATCAATAACATTTGGTGCACAATGTGTCATCTTTGATATTGTTAGGGCATAAATCAATGTAAGAGAAAAGCTGACTAACCAAGAAGGGATGACCAACTTCACACACTGTCCATTGGTCATGATGGAGGAGTATCGGAGgggattacagatggccacatacCGGTCATAAGACATCACAGCCAGAAGGAAGCATTCAAAAGTTTCTACAACACAAAATAAACAAAACTTAGTTAAGCAGCCAATAAAGGTGATGGCTCCCCCCTTACTCAGCAGGATATGGAGCATGTTGGGGACAATATCTGTGGATAATAAGATGTCACTGACGGAGAGCTGTAAAATGAATAAGTACATTGGGGTGTGAAGGGTCTTGCTGGTGGACACCAGGGTGATGATGAGGAGGTTCCCGCATATTGTTGCAGAGTAAACCACCAGGAGAAGACAGAAGAGAAAATTTCTTAACCCTTTGCTGCTTTGAAATCCTAAGAGGAAAAACTTTGTGACAGTCACATTGTTCTgctgcataaaaaacaaacaaacaaacaaaaaaaaacattaaaacaaacAGTCATTACACCTAGAAGAACTACTTTTACAactaaaaaagtgaaaaaatggagATCAGCTCACCTTGGTGTAGTGTTATTTGGACTTCAATGCATTcgagagggtgcacggttccgaGCGGTGGCCAGCCGTCAATGGACAAATGGAATGAAAAAAAGTGTAgatccggcactccaaaaatgaattaaaaagtataaattttattaatccatgttaaaaagCAGCAGAGCAACCTGTGCTGTGTGGCCCAGTGgattgacgcgtttcgcgcatgcgcgcttagtcataatcTAGTGAATAGTGTGCAAGTGTGGATTTAAAATCAAGCAGAGGCCAATAGAGGTGTTCCCAGTGCAGACATAAGCAGGTGGGATAGGTGCATGTAATTAGTATACTGACTATGTGTTAGCACCATTTGGGGGATCTAGCGGTTAATACACACTATAATATGTTATGTATAAATATACTCTACGTGTGATGCCGCGATCTCCGTAGTAGAGAGGATAAGAGAGATGATAATAAAATACgaaagtgtatgtatatatgttgaGTGTTAGCGTGATTTAGATAGACTAAAAAACGCATGTATGTGAATGATGTATGGTGTGAATACCATTGTATTTTGTTAATGATGTGAGAAGCATAAAACTGCGGATATACATATATGGGCTTAAATCATGATGCTGTATAATGATGCAAATGTACATATGTAAACATAAATAGTGTTGTAGAACCTGCAATGCATGTGCATATAGCAATTCACAATAAGTAATAATGAAAAAAGAGATAATGATGAGTCCCACAATGGTTCATACCTAATAAAGTTAAGTCATAAGCATAAACTATAATGTCCAAACTGTGAATAACGATATCCTGATAGTGAACTATAATATTCAAACTGTAAATAATGATATCCGAACTATGCATGATAATATGTAAAAAATTTGTTGTAAATAATAATGTCCAGATTAtaaagaataaataataataaccagattataaataataaataataataaccagattataaataataatgttcaaaatataaaaaatgactATAGATTAATTAATGTAATGGTAGAGAAGGTCATTTTTATAATTAAGTCCATGTGGAATTCTTGTACCCAACTTGAAAATGCACTCTGCTTCTTTGTTAAAAAGTTGTTTcactctgttgcctcctcttgtGGGTGATTCAATGAATTTGATGCCATAGAAGGAAAAATAAGAAATGTTCCTGTCGTGTACTTCAATGAAGTGTCTCGCTGCACCCGAGCAGCTGGATATCGGTAATATGTTCACTAATTCTTTTCTTTAATTTACGTGAAGTACAACCGACATATTTAAGATCGCACCTTTCACACTCTATTATGtacactatgggaggcatttattaagtccggcgttttttacgccggacgtaaaaatgcccccgcagctctggcgctacggagatttatgtagaggcggactgcctctacataaatcccgtgcgcgccgttgcgcaccgccgaaaacctacgccagctgaggactggagtaggttttcggcgtacattttggcggaacggatgataaatcgcgcggactctgagtccgcgccctccgttccgcccactctccgccccttttccgccccctttccgccccctggcgtactcggcggaaagtgccgatttgcgaatattttattcgcaaatccgccatttttgcttaaaaaaagacgcaaatcggcactttccgccgaaaatcagccattcgccggatgatacatgtggccctatgtgatCTGTTCCACAATTGATGAAATCTGTGATACTGTACTTTTTAGTATGATCGCTGTTAGTGTACTCTTTTATGTTTTTACAGTACTTGCACATATTGCACCGTGTCCCATTGCACTTGAAGTTACCTTTTGGTTTATCTCTTTTTATTGTGGAGGTTTTCAATATGGGTAAGGTGCTGGGGGATAAATCGTCCCGTAAGGTGCGTCCTCTACGTGCCACACAACGTACCCCTTCATCTATTATTTCACTTAGAATGGCATCCTGTCTTAATATGTTTATATTACGCTGTATTATTTTGGTGATTTCTTGGTATTCTATGGAAAAACGTGTAGAGAAAGTTATCGGTGCTGATgatgtttgttcttttttttctttctttctcaatAATTCCTCTCTGTTCTTggtttgtacaattttttttttttcagcccttTCTAGATGGTATTTCCTGTATCCTCTCCTTCTCATTCTTACACAAGCTTCCCTAGATTGTTTGAGGAATATGTCAGGTTTGGAGCATGCTCTCTTTATTCGGGTAAGTTCTCCCACTGGTATTGCCCTGACAGTGTGTAGAGGGTGACTGCTTTGGGCATGTGGTATCGTATTGCCAGCAGTGGGCTTACGATACAAAGACGTGTGGACTATGTTTGTGTCTTTGTCCACTTCTAATTGTATGTCCAGGAAGGAGATACATGTTGGATGTATGGAGTGGGTGAATCTAAGATTATTGTCATTCTCATTGCAATATTCCAAAAAATCTGAGAGGGTGGAGTCTCCCCCCTGCCATACGATGAGTACGTCA from Dendropsophus ebraccatus isolate aDenEbr1 chromosome 1, aDenEbr1.pat, whole genome shotgun sequence includes these protein-coding regions:
- the LOC138785932 gene encoding olfactory receptor 11L1-like, whose amino-acid sequence is MQQNNVTVTKFFLLGFQSSKGLRNFLFCLLLVVYSATICGNLLIITLVSTSKTLHTPMYLFILQLSVSDILLSTDIVPNMLHILLSKGGAITFIGCLTKFCLFCVVETFECFLLAVMSYDRYVAICNPLRYSSIMTNGQCVKLVIPSWLVSFSLTLIYALTISKMTHCAPNVIDHIFCDLLPLIEIACSDTNIVRLEVYILSFPVLFIPITIIIISYINIIATIFRLQSRVSRQKAFSTCSSHLTVVSIFYFTIFGVYVFPTEGQILNMKNILSLLYTVLTPLINPIIYSLRNKDIKTSLRERIKKN